GAAGAAACGTGGATATAATAAAACAAAAAGGTCATCCACGGAAAAAACAAGAATTGCCCGGCATTCAGATTGGATTCAAAATAGGGAATGACTATCAGCGCAGGAAAAAAAACAAAATACTGACTGTCAAAGCGTATATATTTAAAAATCGCATTCAGTGCGAAGGAAATAACGAAAAATAAAAAGGAAAAAAGACCTCCGGAAAACAAGATCTCCAGATACGAATTGTGAGACGCCAGGTCGGTTCGTATACCTGCATAATATTGAAGTCCTGCCCGAAAGTTATCAAATCCGAAACCTGTAAAAAGTACCTCGGGATTGGTCGTAAAGATCCCAAACGCCTGCTCAGCCAGTTTAAAGCGCACTTCTCCCTTCTGCTTTCTGATATCTGCATATTGCGCCCGCAGATTGACCACCGATTCCGGACTGGCAACGATGTAGTACGCAAAGCCAAGAATGCATACCGTGGCGGCTACCTTCAGATAAATCGATATTTGTTTGCTGCGCAGTACCAATACCAGCGTTGAAAGTGCCAATGCCGCAAAACTGCTGCGCGAGCCGGTCAATACAACGGCCCACAGGGCCAAAAATACCACCGCAAAAAAGAGATAACGAGCCCATTTGACCATGGGACGATTGGCAAACAGGTCAAAGCCCATCACAATGAATACCGTACACCCCCATCCTATCACGTTTGCTTTATACAAACCAATGGATTGTCCGTACACGTTTTCGGTTTGAAAAGCCACCCCTGTCAGCAGCATAACAAGCACCGGATAGAAATACGCCAAACTGAAGATTTGAAGGAGCTTGATCTTGGCATCGTCTTTTGAATAATGTGCAAACAGATAAACGATGAAGTAATTGGTGTAGATCAGAAAGGGTATCCAAGCCAAAATACGCTCAACACTTCGCGATACATCTACGCTGAACGGTAAAACGACCAAGTTCAGGAATAAAAAAAGGTACAGTACCCAGTTCTTTTTTTTATCGAAAATGTAGGTTATTTCACCCTGCGCAAGCACAATCCCCGCCAATGAGAACACAACCAGCGCCGTACGGAAAAGTTTTGCCGCCTGAAAGTCATCCCCTCTCAAGCTGTAGCCAAACACCACTAAAAAAACATTCAGGAAGTACAGAACCAGATGCCAGTCCCAATGCTGCCGGTTTTTAAACAGGTTACGCCATTGCATTTTACAGTACACAGTTTACAGTACACAGGCCTGAAATTCAGTCGAAGTATCCAACCGATTATCCTTGGCCGGTCACTGACTCAAGCATTTCTACAAAATTGCGTAACATTTCGTCTTTTGAAAACTTTTGAATGAATTTCAGCCCATTTTGTGCTTTACGCAGCCGCAATTCAGGGTTCTTAATACATTCTCTAACGGCCGCCGCCAGCTCTTTAGTGTTGCCGGATTCTATTAACCAACCGTTATTTCCATGGTCCAATACTTCCGGAATACCGCCAACGCGGGTACTGATGACTGAGATCCCATGCGCCAGCGCTTCTATATTGGCTACCCCAAAGGCTTCGGTATAGGAAGGCACACAAAAGATATCATAGGTACGCATATACTCAAACACCCGTTCCTGAGGCTGAGGACCAACATAATCAAGCGTCACGTTAGAAATGCCGGCAAAAAGAGTGCGCAGATGGTGTTCAAACGCCGGCTCCGGGCCGATGACCGTCAGTCGAAATTGATGGTCTTGCAGCAGGCGGAGGCTTTCGGCAAGCATGGGAAGGTTTCCCACCAAATAATCGGCTTTGACAAACAGGACGTTAATTATCGCCCCAAATGCACGCTGCGGCTCAAACGACAGATTGTCCAGCGGGATACATTTATATAAGCGCCTTACTTTCGTTTCGGGAAGGCCATACCCTGTGATAAGACGCTGTGTCAGAAATTCTGAATTGGCAATGATCAGGCGATGCTTACGGGCAGACAGCTTTTCAAATTGCTGAAATGCAAAACGTTTGATCCACAATGGTTTAAACTCAATATTTTTCCACGTAGCCAACAAATTCTTTTCATCATTGATCATCCCCACCGTAGGAGTGGTGGAAACCAGGCTTGCCCACGTACCATTGAAGGAATTGATGAAAACAAGAATATCAAAATTGTAGTTTTTTTTGATTTTCTGAACATGGCGATAGTAGATAAACCATCGCAGGATTTGGCCCAGCGGCTTCAGCAAACGGGGAATGCTCAATTTAATTTTATAAACATTTTTCAGGTGCTGAAGCCGTTGTTCAGAAACATCTTCCGTTAAGATACGTATTTCATGCTCCGGCAGCAGCGTATTGATGTCCAATATAATATTGGCAAACCGTACAGGACCATTGGTAATATTTTCAAAGGCATTTGTGCAAAACAGTATTTTCATTCTTTCTTTCGTGCAATGTAGATTTTCTCGTTGGGAGAAATTCCGTACCGCTTATTGTCTATTTGCTGAGCAT
Above is a window of Runella slithyformis DSM 19594 DNA encoding:
- a CDS encoding O-antigen ligase family protein; this encodes MQWRNLFKNRQHWDWHLVLYFLNVFLVVFGYSLRGDDFQAAKLFRTALVVFSLAGIVLAQGEITYIFDKKKNWVLYLFLFLNLVVLPFSVDVSRSVERILAWIPFLIYTNYFIVYLFAHYSKDDAKIKLLQIFSLAYFYPVLVMLLTGVAFQTENVYGQSIGLYKANVIGWGCTVFIVMGFDLFANRPMVKWARYLFFAVVFLALWAVVLTGSRSSFAALALSTLVLVLRSKQISIYLKVAATVCILGFAYYIVASPESVVNLRAQYADIRKQKGEVRFKLAEQAFGIFTTNPEVLFTGFGFDNFRAGLQYYAGIRTDLASHNSYLEILFSGGLFSFLFFVISFALNAIFKYIRFDSQYFVFFPALIVIPYFESNLNAGQFLFFPWMTFLFYYIHVSSLQFPVAEMNISKKKKFNPEKSVSTGETNAY
- a CDS encoding glycosyltransferase family 4 protein, with the protein product MKILFCTNAFENITNGPVRFANIILDINTLLPEHEIRILTEDVSEQRLQHLKNVYKIKLSIPRLLKPLGQILRWFIYYRHVQKIKKNYNFDILVFINSFNGTWASLVSTTPTVGMINDEKNLLATWKNIEFKPLWIKRFAFQQFEKLSARKHRLIIANSEFLTQRLITGYGLPETKVRRLYKCIPLDNLSFEPQRAFGAIINVLFVKADYLVGNLPMLAESLRLLQDHQFRLTVIGPEPAFEHHLRTLFAGISNVTLDYVGPQPQERVFEYMRTYDIFCVPSYTEAFGVANIEALAHGISVISTRVGGIPEVLDHGNNGWLIESGNTKELAAAVRECIKNPELRLRKAQNGLKFIQKFSKDEMLRNFVEMLESVTGQG